Part of the Leifsonia soli genome is shown below.
CATGACCGAAGACCGCATGCTCGAAGGCTTCGACGAGCTGCTCTCGCTCGTCTCCCAGCTGCCGTCCGACTTCACCCGGGTCGAAGAAGCCTTCCGCCAGGTCCGCGGGGAGATCCTGGAGGACTTCCGCGCAGAACGTCGTGTTCCGGGCGAGGTGATCGATCGCTATCTCGAGCGCGTCGACCAGCTGATCACTGCCACCGCCGAGGGACGGGCGTTCGAAGGCGCCTTCGCGCTCCTCCGCGACGATGACCTGCTCGACCAACTCCGGAAGGACGTGGGCGACCTGATCGAGCAGGGCGAGTCCTTCCTGATGGACCGAGACCGGCAGGAGCTGCGCGGGATCGTGCCGCTCTTGAGGCAGGGCCTGGACTCCGTCCTGGACCAGCGGAGTCGGATCACCGATGTGCTTCGGACCTACATCACCACTCGGGACGCAGCTAAGGACCGCGAGCTCGACCGTGTTCTGCGGTCGCTGGAAGGCGCCGTCTCCACCTGGCTCGCGACGGCCGGTGTGCGTGAGACCGTGCCGGTGAGCCTGTTGCCCGATGAGCTCGAAGTGACGCATCTGCGCGAACGGTTCCACGATCCCTCCGACGACGTCCCTCTCCCGCAGATTCCGGAAGCGGATGAAGAGCTGCCTGATGCTCTTTCGCTCGACGAGCTGCGCCGCTTCGGCGGCCCCCGCATGGCCGAGCTGCACGCGGTGCTCGAAGAGGCGAAGGGTCGTCCGGGCGGTTGGAGCCTGGGCGAGCTGTTCTCCGAACTGCCTAACGAG
Proteins encoded:
- a CDS encoding DUF3375 family protein, with translation MSRITGELARVAAAFEQPTLSLLNQRQAPVVVAILNACFSRETRSVPTARLHVEVEGLIAEMATSGLADVPSGSGREVCLRWTRAQWLIRSTAADGSEVYSLTSHAQQSLDFIANLRQERTGLSEHRIANIVATARRINRESNPDRQSRIAILDAEIMQLMVERDRLEAGGEMQAMTEDRMLEGFDELLSLVSQLPSDFTRVEEAFRQVRGEILEDFRAERRVPGEVIDRYLERVDQLITATAEGRAFEGAFALLRDDDLLDQLRKDVGDLIEQGESFLMDRDRQELRGIVPLLRQGLDSVLDQRSRITDVLRTYITTRDAAKDRELDRVLRSLEGAVSTWLATAGVRETVPVSLLPDELEVTHLRERFHDPSDDVPLPQIPEADEELPDALSLDELRRFGGPRMAELHAVLEEAKGRPGGWSLGELFSELPNELRRPVDVLGLLHLATNSDELTRAPDQTETYFTIRPDGSTRILTVPQFAPDNGPDEEEL